The Gloeomargarita lithophora Alchichica-D10 genomic sequence TTTTGTAGGTTTTGGGTGAGGGTATGGCGTTCGCTGATTAACTGTTGTTTTTGCAATTCTAGTTGATGCAGAACCTGTTGATATTCGGATTGCAATTGATTATATTCCTGCTGGAGTTGTTGTTGCTGTTGTGATTGCTGGTTGAGGTGTTCTTCCTGTTTTTGTAAGTTCGTATAGGTTTGATAGGCTTGGGTAATGGGTTCCGTTTGTTCTAGGAGGTGCTGGAGTTGGGCAATCTGCTGGCGTAATTGCTCCTGACGCACCTGGGTTTGGGTTTGATCTTGATTGAGTTGACTGCGTTGTTGGGTCAGCCATTGATCCTGTTCGACCCACTGTTGCCGTTGTTGTTGCTGGTGTTGGTATTGGTGGAGTTGATTTTGTAATTGATCACAGGTGGTTTGCGTAGTGTGAATTTCCTGTTTTAGGGTTGCGTATTGCTGGGAAATTTCTGGTTCCTGTGCCAATTCTTGGGCTTGGGCTATCAGAGTTTGTTGTAGGCTTTTGGCTTGATATTCCTGGTCATTGGCGCGTTTTTTGGCCTGTTCTGCCAATTCATCGTAGTGGTCTAGTTGCAATAAACTCGCCAGCACTTCTTTGCGTTTGCTGGGAGTTTTCAGCATAAATTCATCCGCTCGCCCCTGGCGCAGGTAGGCGGAATGGATGAAGGTAGGATAGTCCAGTTTTAGTTCCCGGTTGATTAAATCCTGGGTATCTTTAACGGCTCGTTGGGTGAGCGGTTGCCAGCGTTCCTGAGCCAGCACCTGAAATTCCAGGGTGGTATGCCCCCGTTTGCGCGCCCGGATCACCCGGTAGGTCTGGCCGCCACTGCTGAAACTGAAGTCAACCTGGGCTTCCGTACAGCCGGAACGAATCACATCATCGGCACCGGGGGCACGGGATTCCCCCCACAATGCCCAGGTCATGGCCTCCAACAGGGAGGATTTGCCCGCACCATTAGGGCCACAGATACAGGCGGTGTGCAGGCCACTAAAATCTAAGCTGGCCTGACGATAACTCAGGAAATTATTGAGGGTTAATTGCCGGGGAATCACAAAATCCGGGGGGAGGGGATAGGCCGTAGCTTTCTCAGTACATTATAGCGCAATTTTCCCATAGCTCCAAGGGGGCTGTGGGAGGGATGGGAAATGTTTTTGTCCCTCATCTGACCCCAGGGTTGCTAACGGCCTAACAATCCTAATATTCTCAACTCTTGATGCAATTTTTTTCCTTCCGGTGAACCCTGTTGCTGATATAAAGCAATGGCTTTTTGCCAGTGGTCTTGGGCGGTGATCACGTCGCCTAATTTACATAGCACGACTCCTAAATTTTGGTGTGCCGCCGCCATTGTCGGTTCCAGGTGAATGGCTTTTTGGTAGGCTTGGACTGCCGCCGGGAGCAGATTTAAGGCTTTGAGGGTCAGCCCCAAATTGTAATGACCGGTTGCCCAGGTGGGGTCAATCTGAAGGGTTTGCTCAAATAGGGTACGGGCTGGGGTGAGTGCCCCCTGTTCTTTGTATAAACTGCCCAAATTGGTGTATGCCCCCAGTTTGACAATGGCGGGGCAGGGGGTGGCAATCGCCTGGGTATAGTGGGTTTGGGCGGCTTCCCATTGCTGTTTCATGCCGTACAGCAGTCCCAGGTGAAAATGGATTTCGTACTGCACCATCGGTTCGGGGGGATGGGCGGTCAAGGCTCGTTTCAGGAGCGTCAACGCCTGCGCCAGTTCCCCCTGGGCTAGGTGTGTTGCCCCCAATTTGGCGCAGAGGTAGGCATCCTGCGGGTCACGGGCGAGGGCTTGGGTCAAAATCCGCCGTATGCGCGTGTGTTTATCTTTGGTCTGGATCATCGCCTCGCTGTAGCCCCAATGTTGGAGTACCACCGGCTGAATCGTGCCCACCCGCCAGTGGGGTTCCTGCTGGCGAATTTGGGTAATGCTATCGTCAATCAATTCATGGTACGCCCGCTGAAAACGAATATCCTGGCGGTTGCGAAACAGGCGAGACACCAGGGAATAGGGGGTCTGGCGACTGCCCAACTCCTGCCGGAGCAAATTGACGGCCAACAGGTCGGGATGGGTCACGGCTTCTTGAATCAGCGGAATGGCGGCGGATACCAAGACCTCATCCGCATCCAGTACCAAAATCCATTCCCCGTGCGCCAATTCCAGGGAATAATTGCGGGCGGCGGCAAAGTCATCCTGCCAGGTAAAAGAGGCCACCGTTGCTCCCTGCGCCTGGGCAATAGCCACCGTATTGTCCGTGGAACCCGTATCCACCAGGATCAATTCCGCCACCAGCCCCCGCACGCTGGCCAGACACCTGGGTAGGGCGGTAGCTTCATCCCGGACGATCATGCACAAACTAATCGGTACGGTCATCAATTAACCTCAAATTGGAGTTGAATTTTTATGCCCATAGCATACCCATATTCCTAACCAAGGCCACATCAGAAGGTTACGGTGGGGGAGGAGATATGAAAATTAGAGGATTTAGGCTCAGAAAAATCGATTTAGACCGATCACTTATGCCCTGAGGAGCTTTTGCATATCGTAGGAGCTATTCTTTGGTTATAGCAACTTCTGAGTCAGATTCCCAGAGGAAATTGTACCTAAAGGATACCTCTAGCCATTGAGAATGAGCAGTCGCAGAGGTGTATCCCCCGTAATTGGTTCTGGGGAATTTCTGTATGCCTACGGCACGCAGGCTAACGCAAATCGGGTGGGATTGCTATATGCATTTAAAATGCCAGGTGGAGCAAAGCCAAAATTCACATTACGGACAAAAGATGGATTCTGGTATTATTTTTATAGACAGGAGATACAAACCCTGTGGGATGCGGGGAGCGAATGGGGATGCGAGGATAATCTATGAACTACCGAAATCACATCACGATCGAACCTAATAAACGCGGCGGTAAGCCTTGCGTGCGTGGTTTGCGCATTACGGTTTATGAAGTGCTTGAGTATCTGGCTTCTGAGATGACCGAAGCAGAAATCCTTGACGATTTCCCTGATCTAACGCAAGAAGATTTAAAAGCCTGCATTGCTTATGCCGCTGATCGTGAACGGCGGTTTATGACCGCTCCATTATCCGCATGAAATTGCTTTTCGATGAAAACTTGTCGCCCAAGCTACCGAACCGTTTAAGTGATCTTTTCCCAAACTCGCTTCACGTTCGAGATGCGGGCATGAAAACAACGATCGATCCAATATAGCAATATGACACGAGTTACGAACGGAAATTCCGCAGAACCAAGGGCGGGGGATGCCCCCCTGCGACCGCTGTTCTAAATTCAAATAAGATTGCTATAGTTTGGGATTATTGGGACTTTGAGAGAAACTGGCTCCTAAACGGCCTCAGACCTAGACACAGCAATTGTTTTACCTCGATCAGCATATTTTCTTGATGCGACTGGGTTCCAGCCATTTTTACCTTGTCGATGTGTTTTGCCTGTCGTGCTTGAGCTTGAGCCTGTTTTAGGGCTTAAAACTTATAAAGTCCCATTATGCAAAAGACAATAATTTGATAATTGTCTCGAAAGACGCTGATATGCACGATTTGAGCTTAGTATTTGGAAATCCACCGAAAGTTATTTGGCTGCGACTTGGAAACTGTTCGACATCGCAAGTTGAAAGCTTGTTGCGTCGAAATTTTGACCGATAAATCGGGGAGTGTGAGGGGTGCGACGCAAGCCCCAAGCTTTAGATACGGGGTTAGTTGCACCCCTCACATAAAAAAATTGAGCGACGCAAATCCTTATTGGAAAAATGAATTAATTATACAGATGGTATGCTGTATAATATAAATATGAGATGCCCCCCGGTGAGTGGTAGGAGATTCAACCGAGACGACTTGATCATAGTCCGAGTACACCGAACCAAGAACAATTTAAGTATGCCAAAGCCCAGGTACGACGAAGACAAAAATGTGTCTCGTCACGCAGCCACCAGTGAAGGTGATTGCGAAAACATGGCGCAGAAATACGGATGGGTGCTAATTGGGGTTGAGCAAACCCCGGGAGGCTCCGTCTTTAAGGTCGATTGTGTTTTTGAAGGTGAAACTGAGTTTCCAAAACCCTACCAAGAAAAGGAGTCAGACTAATGAGCAAATACATTATTTTCCAGACTGAACCCAATGCGGAAGGTTGGGAAAATCGAAAGTTAGAGCATACACAGGCACTCACCCGAATCCTGGCTGAACACTGGGATTATTCAAATAAACCGATTCCTGAGCCTGGTTATCGTCCAACAGAGTTCATTGGTGTTGATGCACTCCATGATCCGAAACAGCACGGTCACAGCACCCATTATCGAAAAGGTGATTGGGAAGTGGTGCGAGTCGAGACGTACACGCCCGATGTACCAATGGGTAAATACGATATGGTAGTAATTTGCTACTGCCAATACAGCCCAATCAACGCTCCTCTCAAACCAATGCCTGAACGCCAAGTTTCAGCAGATTCATTTGGGGGGAATGAAGCGGCTTATAAAAAGTGGCTAGAGTCTCAAAAGCAACCTGCTGAAGTGTAATCAGCAAACTTAATACTCCCTCTCAATCGGGCATCATTGGAGAAAATGCAATGGCTCAAACTTTTAAGACTAATAACAACGTTGTCTATTCCTGTAAATACCAGGTTGTTTGGTGTGCCAAATATCGCCGCAAAGTTCTAGTTGATGGGGTAGATACACGACTCAAAGAAATCTTGCCTGAAGTAGTCAGTGAAACGACAGGCGAGATTGTGGAGATAGAAGTGATGCCTGACCATGTTCATATTTTGCTGGAAATCGACCCTCAATACGGAATTGCCAAGCTGGTACGGAATATGAAAGGGCGGTCATCTCGGTTTCTCAGACAAGAGTTTCCCTGGCTTAAAAGTCGATTGCCGACACTTTGGACAAACAGCTATTTTGTCTCAACTGTAGGCGGCGCACCAATTTCAATTGTCAAGCAATACATCGAAAATCAAAAGAATGTCTAACTACACCGTCCGCAAGCTCAAAATTGGCAATACTGAACAGATGCAAACTCTAAGTCGTGCAGCCGGAGAGTTGTATTCTCGGACGGTTGTAAACTTTTGGCGCACCGTTCGCAAACAGAACAAGTGGCTTAAACCTTCCTCAATGATGCGATGGTTGTCCAATGATTCAGAAAATCGGCTTCACGCTCATAGTGCTGATGCAGTCGTGCAGAGTTTTTACGCATCACTGAAATCATGGCGAGAACGCCGCAAAACCGACCCAGATGCCCGTCCACCCCGTCGCCGCAAATGGTTTTTCAAGGTTCAGTGGAAGTCTTCAGCCATCAAAGTTAAAGATGGCAAGTTGCGCTTATCCAACGGGCAGGGTAATGAACCACTTGTGATTGATTGGGCTTGGGATACTCCAAAGCTGATAGAGATGGGTTGGGATGGCAAGCAGTATGAGATTCGGGCTTGCTATGCAACCGAAGAAGTCTCCATTAAGGAGTCGGGCACGGTTGCCGGAATAGACCTAGGTGAAATCCATCTTGCGGTTGCCCATGATGGTAAAGAAACCATTATT encodes the following:
- a CDS encoding DUF433 domain-containing protein, which gives rise to MNYRNHITIEPNKRGGKPCVRGLRITVYEVLEYLASEMTEAEILDDFPDLTQEDLKACIAYAADRERRFMTAPLSA
- a CDS encoding glycosyltransferase, which produces MTVPISLCMIVRDEATALPRCLASVRGLVAELILVDTGSTDNTVAIAQAQGATVASFTWQDDFAAARNYSLELAHGEWILVLDADEVLVSAAIPLIQEAVTHPDLLAVNLLRQELGSRQTPYSLVSRLFRNRQDIRFQRAYHELIDDSITQIRQQEPHWRVGTIQPVVLQHWGYSEAMIQTKDKHTRIRRILTQALARDPQDAYLCAKLGATHLAQGELAQALTLLKRALTAHPPEPMVQYEIHFHLGLLYGMKQQWEAAQTHYTQAIATPCPAIVKLGAYTNLGSLYKEQGALTPARTLFEQTLQIDPTWATGHYNLGLTLKALNLLPAAVQAYQKAIHLEPTMAAAHQNLGVVLCKLGDVITAQDHWQKAIALYQQQGSPEGKKLHQELRILGLLGR
- a CDS encoding DUF5615 family PIN-like protein, which encodes MKLLFDENLSPKLPNRLSDLFPNSLHVRDAGMKTTIDPI
- the tnpA gene encoding IS200/IS605 family transposase, which translates into the protein MAQTFKTNNNVVYSCKYQVVWCAKYRRKVLVDGVDTRLKEILPEVVSETTGEIVEIEVMPDHVHILLEIDPQYGIAKLVRNMKGRSSRFLRQEFPWLKSRLPTLWTNSYFVSTVGGAPISIVKQYIENQKNV